From the Microbacterium sp. W4I4 genome, one window contains:
- the argF gene encoding ornithine carbamoyltransferase, with protein sequence MTRHLLRDDDLTPAEQSEVLDLAVELKKDRWSNKTLAGPQTVAVIFDKSSTRTRVSFAVGIADLGGSPLIISTASSQLGGKETPADTARVLERQVAAIVWRTYAQSGLEEMARGTRVPVVNALSDDFHPCQLLADLLTIREHKGELKGLTLTFFGDGRSNMAHSYLLACVTAGMHVRITSPEAYAPRADVVVAAEKRAAETGGSVTLLTDPREAALGADVVVTDTWVSMGKEEEKIERLRDLGGYKVTREIMSLADPESIFIHCLPADRGYEVDSEVIDGPQSVVWDEAENRLHAQKALLVWLRGKQAETQDAA encoded by the coding sequence ATGACCCGCCACCTGCTTCGCGATGACGATCTGACCCCTGCCGAGCAGAGCGAGGTGCTCGATCTCGCGGTCGAGCTGAAGAAGGACCGCTGGTCCAACAAGACGCTCGCCGGTCCTCAGACCGTCGCGGTCATCTTCGACAAGTCCTCCACCCGCACCCGCGTCTCCTTCGCCGTGGGCATCGCGGATCTCGGCGGCTCGCCGCTGATCATCTCGACCGCGAGCAGCCAGCTCGGCGGCAAGGAGACGCCCGCCGACACCGCCCGGGTGCTCGAGCGCCAGGTGGCGGCCATCGTGTGGCGCACCTACGCGCAGTCGGGGCTGGAGGAGATGGCGCGCGGCACCCGCGTGCCCGTGGTCAACGCGCTCTCCGACGACTTCCACCCCTGCCAGCTTCTCGCCGACCTGCTCACGATCCGCGAGCACAAGGGCGAGCTGAAGGGCCTCACGCTGACGTTCTTCGGCGACGGGCGCAGCAACATGGCGCACTCGTACCTGCTGGCCTGCGTCACCGCCGGCATGCACGTGCGCATCACCTCGCCCGAGGCCTACGCGCCGCGTGCGGATGTCGTGGTGGCCGCAGAGAAGCGCGCAGCCGAGACCGGAGGTTCGGTCACGCTGCTCACAGACCCGCGCGAGGCCGCACTCGGCGCGGACGTCGTCGTCACCGACACGTGGGTATCGATGGGCAAAGAGGAGGAGAAGATCGAGCGCCTGCGCGACCTCGGCGGGTACAAGGTGACCCGCGAGATCATGTCGCTCGCCGACCCCGAGTCGATCTTCATCCACTGCCTGCCCGCCGACCGCGGCTATGAGGTTGACTCCGAGGTCATCGACGGACCGCAGAGCGTGGTCTGGGACGAGGCCGAGAACAGGCTGCACGCGCAGAAGGCGCTGCTGGTCTGGCTGCGGGGCAAGCAGGCCGAGACGCAGGATGCCGCATGA
- the thiM gene encoding hydroxyethylthiazole kinase, whose product MSDTPCLPAEGRPSTDVAASAAQLLSRLRSAPPLTHCITNSVVTGFTANVLLALGAAPAMVDIVDESGMFAAAASGLLINLGTPTPEQRAASREAARGAVAAGTPWVLDPVAIGALPVRTRLAGELVALRPTAIRGNASEILALAGLGDGGRGVDATDTPDAAAAAARALAARWGSTVAVSGPVDLITDGRRVIRIANGDALLTRVTGGGCALGAVMASFLGAARGSGTDVLTAVAAASLVYTVAAERAAATAPGPGSFAVALLDALDAVDSDEILAAARVEEVAP is encoded by the coding sequence ATGAGCGATACGCCATGCCTGCCCGCCGAAGGGCGCCCGTCCACCGATGTCGCGGCGTCCGCCGCCCAGTTGCTGAGCCGACTGCGGTCCGCACCGCCGCTCACGCACTGCATCACCAACTCCGTGGTGACCGGATTCACCGCGAACGTGCTGCTCGCGCTGGGGGCGGCGCCGGCGATGGTCGACATCGTCGATGAGTCCGGGATGTTCGCCGCCGCGGCATCCGGGCTGCTGATCAACCTCGGAACACCGACGCCCGAGCAGCGCGCCGCGAGCCGCGAAGCCGCGCGGGGAGCGGTCGCGGCCGGAACACCCTGGGTTCTCGACCCCGTCGCGATCGGCGCTCTGCCCGTGCGCACACGGCTCGCGGGCGAGCTGGTCGCACTGCGGCCCACCGCGATCCGCGGCAATGCCTCTGAGATCCTCGCGCTGGCGGGCCTCGGCGACGGCGGACGCGGTGTCGACGCCACCGACACTCCGGATGCCGCGGCCGCCGCGGCACGCGCACTCGCCGCGCGCTGGGGGAGCACGGTCGCCGTGTCCGGCCCGGTCGATCTGATCACCGATGGGCGCCGCGTCATCCGCATCGCCAACGGCGACGCCCTGCTGACCCGGGTCACCGGTGGCGGCTGCGCGCTCGGCGCCGTCATGGCCTCGTTCCTCGGCGCCGCCCGCGGCAGCGGCACAGACGTCCTCACCGCGGTCGCGGCGGCGTCTCTGGTGTACACCGTGGCCGCCGAACGCGCCGCGGCGACCGCACCCGGACCGGGCAGCTTCGCGGTGGCACTGCTCGACGCGCTCGATGCGGTCGACTCCGACGAGATCCTCGCCGCAGCACGGGTCGAGGAGGTCGCGCCGTGA
- a CDS encoding bifunctional hydroxymethylpyrimidine kinase/phosphomethylpyrimidine kinase, giving the protein MNSDISLHLVTDAALCGERGVVATVDAAVAGGVAVVQLRDKTATDAETVDLLVQLSQIIDGRALLVVNDRLPAVIDARARGARVDGVHLGQSDISVERARALLGPDALIGLTANTPAHLDALRALPEGTVDYIGVGVIRPTSTKPDHPPALGVDGFRALAASSPVPAIAIGGIGRDDVAALRDAGAAGVAVVSALCAADDPQIAARAFRREWRRDRPPRVLSIAGSDPSGGAGIQADLKSIAAHGGYGMAAITALTAQNTRGVSGVHVPPASFLRAQLDALASDIDIDAVKIGMLADAEIIRTVSDWLTAHRPDTVVLDPVMVATSGDRLLDVDAETALLELARQADLLTPNLGELAVLAGRPLHTWADALVAAQEVAALTGALVLAKGGHLPGDETPDALVGSAGVLAEYRGRRIETTSTHGTGCSLSSALAATRARGMDWVQAVEHSRAWLRESLSAADALDVGRGHGPISHFAGLWQRGGLAARPHADAVREDWWSGIADIRRDIDDLPFIRGLADGTLSRERFLSYLAQDALYLQEYARVLAEAARLAPTPQEQAFWAASAQGAIAGEVELHASWITPGAGVSATTFAAAADATTTAYLDHLRAVAFGGDYAVLIAALLPCFWLYTDLGVRLQAGEFGDRTHDPRHPYSSWLATYADPAFAAASEHAIGHVTRAAAQSDEDRRRRMHRAFAASAAHERAFFDR; this is encoded by the coding sequence GTGAACAGCGACATCTCACTGCATCTCGTGACCGATGCCGCACTCTGCGGCGAACGCGGCGTCGTCGCCACGGTCGACGCCGCTGTCGCCGGTGGCGTCGCGGTCGTGCAGCTCCGCGACAAGACGGCGACCGATGCCGAGACGGTGGACCTGCTCGTGCAGCTCTCGCAGATCATCGACGGTCGCGCCCTGCTCGTGGTGAACGACCGGCTGCCTGCGGTCATCGACGCCCGCGCGCGGGGCGCACGCGTCGACGGGGTGCATCTCGGGCAGTCGGACATCTCCGTCGAGCGCGCGCGTGCCCTGCTGGGACCGGATGCCCTCATCGGACTCACCGCGAACACTCCCGCGCATCTCGACGCTCTGCGCGCCCTGCCGGAGGGGACCGTCGACTACATCGGCGTCGGAGTCATCCGACCGACCTCGACGAAGCCCGATCATCCGCCGGCACTCGGCGTCGACGGATTTCGTGCGCTCGCCGCATCCAGCCCTGTCCCCGCCATCGCCATCGGCGGAATCGGCCGGGACGACGTCGCAGCGCTCCGCGATGCCGGTGCGGCAGGCGTCGCCGTGGTGTCGGCGCTGTGCGCCGCCGATGACCCGCAGATCGCGGCGCGCGCGTTCCGTCGTGAATGGCGACGGGACAGGCCGCCGAGAGTGCTGAGCATCGCCGGCAGCGACCCGTCCGGCGGGGCGGGCATCCAGGCCGATCTGAAGTCCATCGCCGCCCACGGCGGCTACGGGATGGCGGCGATCACGGCGCTGACCGCGCAGAACACCCGCGGCGTGAGCGGCGTGCACGTGCCCCCGGCGTCGTTCCTGCGCGCGCAGCTCGACGCGCTCGCCTCCGACATCGACATCGACGCGGTGAAGATCGGGATGCTGGCGGATGCCGAGATCATCCGCACCGTCAGCGACTGGCTCACCGCCCACCGGCCGGACACCGTCGTGCTCGACCCGGTGATGGTGGCCACCAGCGGAGACAGGCTGCTGGATGTCGACGCCGAGACGGCGCTGCTCGAGCTCGCGCGCCAGGCGGATCTGCTCACCCCGAACCTCGGCGAACTCGCCGTGCTCGCCGGGCGTCCTCTCCACACGTGGGCCGACGCCCTCGTCGCGGCGCAGGAGGTGGCGGCGCTCACCGGGGCGCTCGTGCTCGCCAAGGGCGGTCACCTGCCGGGCGATGAGACACCGGACGCCCTGGTCGGCTCGGCCGGCGTTCTCGCCGAGTACCGTGGACGGCGCATCGAGACGACCAGCACGCACGGCACCGGATGCTCGCTCTCCTCGGCCCTCGCCGCCACGCGCGCCCGGGGCATGGACTGGGTGCAGGCAGTGGAGCACTCGCGGGCGTGGCTGCGCGAATCGCTGAGCGCAGCCGATGCGCTCGACGTCGGTCGCGGTCACGGCCCCATCAGTCACTTCGCCGGGCTGTGGCAGCGCGGCGGACTGGCCGCACGGCCCCACGCGGATGCCGTCCGCGAGGACTGGTGGAGCGGCATCGCCGACATCCGGCGGGACATCGACGACCTGCCCTTCATCCGCGGGCTCGCCGACGGCACCCTGAGCCGTGAGCGTTTCCTGAGCTACCTCGCGCAGGACGCCCTGTATCTGCAGGAGTACGCCCGTGTGCTCGCCGAGGCCGCGCGGCTCGCACCCACCCCGCAGGAGCAGGCGTTCTGGGCGGCATCCGCGCAGGGCGCCATCGCGGGAGAGGTCGAGCTGCATGCGTCCTGGATCACGCCGGGCGCCGGCGTCTCGGCGACGACGTTCGCCGCTGCGGCCGACGCCACCACCACGGCTTACCTGGATCATCTGCGTGCCGTGGCGTTCGGCGGGGACTACGCCGTGCTCATCGCCGCGCTGCTCCCGTGCTTCTGGCTGTACACCGACCTGGGGGTGCGCCTGCAGGCGGGGGAGTTCGGCGATCGGACGCACGATCCGCGGCATCCGTACTCGTCGTGGCTGGCCACCTATGCGGATCCGGCGTTCGCCGCCGCATCCGAGCACGCGATCGGTCATGTGACGCGGGCGGCGGCGCAATCGGACGAGGATCGGCGCCGACGCATGCATCGGGCGTTCGCCGCATCGGCCGCGCACGAGCGGGCGTTCTTCGACCGGTGA
- a CDS encoding acetylornithine transaminase, producing the protein MNDWNDDAARDLMSLGGRLALLTHGDGSWVYDADENRYLDFLGGIAVNCLGHAHPVFVEAVSRQAATLSHVSNYFATPGQLELAARLKRLAGTGEQGRVFLANSGTEANEMAIKLARLHGQPSGRTTILVLDGAFHGRTMGTLSLTPKAMYRDPFLPAVPDVVTVQHSLESLEAAFAAGGVAAMIVEPIQGEAGVVELPEGFLARARALATAHDAMLILDEVQTGSGRTGEWFAFQREGIVPDAITLAKSIGAGFPLGALITFGAASDLFYPGTHNSTFGGNPLASAVANAVLGHIEDEHLLENVTARGAQLREGVAGLPLVEGTTGAGLLIGIRLSAPVAAEVREAAHERGLIINAPTADVIRIAPAFTIGDAEVAEFLTLFRAALDTVASAHDTMETPA; encoded by the coding sequence ATGAACGACTGGAACGACGACGCGGCACGCGATCTGATGAGCCTGGGCGGGCGCCTCGCGCTGCTCACGCACGGCGACGGCTCCTGGGTCTACGACGCCGACGAGAACCGGTACCTGGACTTCCTCGGCGGCATCGCCGTGAACTGCCTCGGCCACGCCCACCCCGTGTTCGTGGAGGCCGTCTCGCGTCAGGCCGCCACGCTGTCGCACGTGTCGAACTACTTCGCGACCCCCGGTCAGCTCGAGCTCGCCGCGCGTCTGAAGCGCCTGGCCGGCACCGGGGAGCAGGGACGGGTGTTCCTGGCGAACTCGGGCACCGAAGCGAACGAGATGGCGATCAAGCTGGCGCGCCTGCACGGTCAGCCATCCGGTCGCACCACGATCCTCGTCCTGGACGGCGCCTTCCACGGTCGCACCATGGGCACGCTGTCGCTGACGCCGAAGGCCATGTACCGCGACCCGTTCCTGCCGGCCGTGCCCGACGTGGTCACCGTGCAGCACTCGCTCGAGAGCCTCGAGGCGGCCTTCGCCGCAGGCGGCGTGGCTGCGATGATCGTCGAACCCATCCAGGGCGAGGCGGGTGTCGTCGAGTTGCCCGAGGGATTCCTCGCCCGGGCTCGCGCCCTCGCCACCGCGCACGATGCGATGCTCATCCTCGATGAGGTGCAGACCGGTTCCGGGCGCACCGGGGAGTGGTTCGCCTTCCAGCGCGAGGGGATCGTGCCGGACGCCATCACGCTGGCCAAGAGCATCGGCGCCGGCTTCCCGCTCGGCGCGCTGATCACGTTCGGCGCCGCCAGCGATCTGTTCTACCCCGGCACCCACAACTCCACCTTCGGCGGCAACCCGCTGGCCAGTGCCGTGGCGAACGCCGTCCTCGGCCACATCGAGGACGAGCACCTCCTCGAGAACGTGACGGCCAGGGGAGCCCAGCTCCGCGAGGGCGTCGCGGGGCTCCCGCTGGTCGAGGGCACCACCGGTGCGGGACTGCTGATCGGCATCCGCCTGTCCGCCCCGGTCGCCGCCGAGGTGCGCGAAGCCGCGCACGAGCGCGGACTGATCATCAACGCGCCCACCGCCGATGTGATCCGCATCGCACCCGCTTTCACCATCGGCGATGCCGAGGTGGCCGAGTTCCTCACGCTCTTCCGCGCTGCACTCGACACCGTCGCATCCGCACACGACACCATGGAGACCCCCGCATGA
- a CDS encoding NAD-dependent epimerase/dehydratase family protein: protein MGVMTQVLVLGGTGWLSGRIAERWRDAGARVTCVARGDRPAPEGTVLVRGDRDQGAYDALIGQHWDEVVDISSTARHVREAVAALGDRAGHWTYVSSMSVYDEDETIGLDETGRLLAPAQDGDEYDYGREKVAAEQAVRTLGERAFIVRPGLITGPGDPSDRFGYWAAAADRAGTGPILVPERGDRYVQVIDVDDLADFLVVDGRQGVVNANGDVHPFLDVLERIRALVGHTGELVEAPDAWLEEHGVRYWMGERSLPLWLPADMPGFTRRRNDGYRAAGGAVRSLDETIRRVLDDERARGVDRERRAGLSRSDELELIDALRGQGAHAR, encoded by the coding sequence ATGGGCGTCATGACTCAGGTGCTGGTGCTCGGTGGAACAGGATGGCTCTCGGGACGGATCGCCGAGCGCTGGCGGGATGCCGGTGCGCGCGTCACCTGCGTGGCGCGAGGCGACCGGCCGGCACCGGAGGGCACGGTGCTCGTCCGCGGAGATCGGGACCAGGGCGCCTACGACGCTCTGATCGGGCAGCACTGGGACGAGGTCGTGGACATCTCCTCGACGGCGCGGCACGTGCGCGAGGCCGTCGCGGCGCTCGGCGACCGCGCCGGGCACTGGACCTACGTGTCGTCCATGTCCGTGTACGACGAGGACGAGACCATCGGACTCGACGAGACCGGGCGCCTGCTCGCGCCGGCTCAGGACGGCGACGAGTACGACTACGGTCGCGAGAAGGTCGCGGCCGAGCAGGCGGTGCGCACCCTGGGCGAGCGCGCGTTCATCGTCCGTCCCGGTCTCATCACCGGGCCCGGCGATCCGAGCGACCGATTCGGCTACTGGGCGGCGGCCGCAGACCGTGCCGGAACAGGGCCGATCCTCGTCCCGGAGCGCGGCGATCGGTACGTGCAGGTCATCGACGTCGACGACCTCGCCGACTTCCTCGTCGTCGACGGGCGGCAGGGCGTGGTCAACGCCAACGGCGACGTCCATCCCTTCCTGGACGTGCTGGAGCGCATCCGAGCGCTCGTCGGGCACACCGGCGAGCTGGTCGAGGCGCCGGACGCCTGGCTCGAGGAGCACGGGGTGCGGTACTGGATGGGGGAGCGCTCCCTGCCGCTGTGGCTGCCCGCCGACATGCCCGGTTTCACCCGGCGCCGCAACGACGGCTACCGCGCGGCCGGCGGCGCGGTGCGATCGCTCGATGAGACGATCCGCCGGGTGCTCGACGACGAACGGGCGCGGGGTGTGGACCGTGAGCGTCGCGCAGGGCTGTCCCGCAGCGACGAACTGGAGCTGATCGACGCATTGCGCGGCCAGGGGGCGCACGCTCGCTAG
- the argB gene encoding acetylglutamate kinase: MTDLQDTAPEEAAVKAATLIESLPWLKRFRDQIVVVKYGGNAMVSEELQDAFAQDIAYLRYVGVQPVVVHGGGPQISQMLDRLAIPSEFKGGYRVTNTEAISVVRMVLTGHVNPTLVAKINSHGPIATGLSGEDAGLFGGRRRGVIVDGEEVDLGRVGDVVQVDPTPVIDHLTAGRIPVVSSIAPDLDHPGQSLNVNADAAAAALAIALGARKLVILTDVPGLYADWPNRESLVSHITSSALTEMLPSLESGMIPKMRACLDAVENGVDAAAIIDGRVPHSVLVELFTSKGIGTEVVAQ; the protein is encoded by the coding sequence ATGACGGATCTGCAGGACACCGCACCCGAGGAGGCCGCCGTCAAGGCCGCCACCCTCATCGAGTCGCTGCCGTGGCTGAAGCGCTTCCGCGACCAGATCGTCGTGGTCAAGTACGGCGGCAACGCCATGGTCAGCGAAGAGCTGCAGGACGCCTTCGCCCAGGACATCGCCTACCTGCGCTACGTCGGCGTGCAGCCGGTGGTCGTGCACGGCGGCGGCCCGCAGATCTCTCAGATGCTGGACCGTCTCGCGATCCCCAGCGAGTTCAAGGGCGGCTACCGCGTCACCAACACCGAGGCGATCAGCGTGGTGCGGATGGTGCTCACCGGGCACGTCAACCCCACGCTCGTCGCGAAGATCAACTCGCACGGGCCGATCGCCACAGGGCTCAGCGGTGAGGACGCCGGCCTGTTCGGCGGGCGTCGTCGCGGCGTGATCGTCGACGGCGAGGAGGTCGATCTCGGCCGCGTCGGCGACGTCGTCCAGGTCGACCCGACCCCCGTGATCGATCACCTGACCGCCGGGCGCATCCCCGTGGTCTCCTCGATCGCCCCCGATCTCGACCACCCCGGTCAGTCGCTGAACGTCAACGCCGATGCCGCGGCCGCGGCGCTCGCCATCGCGCTGGGCGCACGCAAGCTCGTCATCCTCACCGACGTCCCGGGGCTCTACGCCGACTGGCCGAACCGCGAGTCGCTCGTCTCGCACATCACCTCCAGCGCACTCACCGAGATGCTGCCCTCGCTGGAGTCGGGGATGATCCCGAAGATGCGCGCCTGCCTCGACGCCGTCGAGAACGGCGTGGATGCCGCGGCCATCATCGACGGGCGGGTGCCGCACTCGGTGCTCGTCGAACTGTTCACCAGCAAGGGAATCGGCACGGAAGTGGTCGCACAATGA
- the argC gene encoding N-acetyl-gamma-glutamyl-phosphate reductase translates to MTYSVAVSGASGYAGGEILRILAAHPDIEIRTVTAHSNAGQPLIEHQPHLRSLAHLTLQDTTPEILAGHDIVFLALPHGQSGQYTDALGDTPLVIDAGADHRLTSQDSWDAFYGGAFHEPWAYGVPELLTDSGAKQREVLRTATRIAAPGCNASTVSLSLAPGVAAGVIDPSDIVSVLAVGPSGAGKSLKTNLLASEVLGTANPYAVGGTHRHIPEIRQALAAASGVAGESIRISFTPVIVPMARGILATSTAPIAEGATDVQIRDAWQSAYGDETFVHLLPEGHFPRTADVLGANTALMGLAIDRAANRVVVVTAVDNLVKGTAGAAVQSMNLALGLPEDRALTVNGVAP, encoded by the coding sequence ATGACGTATTCCGTCGCCGTCTCCGGCGCATCCGGCTATGCGGGAGGCGAGATACTGCGGATCCTCGCAGCTCACCCCGACATCGAGATCCGCACCGTCACCGCGCATTCCAACGCAGGACAGCCGCTGATCGAGCACCAGCCGCATCTGCGCTCGCTGGCGCACCTCACCCTGCAGGACACCACTCCGGAGATCCTCGCCGGGCACGACATCGTGTTCCTCGCCCTGCCGCACGGCCAGTCCGGGCAGTACACGGATGCCCTGGGCGACACCCCGTTGGTCATCGACGCCGGCGCCGACCACCGGCTCACCTCCCAGGACTCCTGGGACGCCTTCTACGGCGGCGCATTCCACGAGCCGTGGGCCTACGGTGTGCCTGAACTGCTCACCGACTCGGGTGCCAAGCAGCGCGAGGTGCTGCGCACCGCGACGCGCATCGCCGCGCCCGGCTGCAACGCCTCGACGGTGAGCCTCAGCCTCGCTCCCGGCGTCGCCGCCGGTGTGATCGACCCCTCCGACATCGTCAGCGTGCTGGCTGTCGGCCCCTCGGGGGCGGGCAAGAGCCTGAAGACCAACCTGCTCGCATCCGAGGTCCTCGGCACCGCCAATCCCTACGCGGTGGGCGGCACGCACCGGCACATCCCCGAGATCAGGCAGGCGCTCGCCGCGGCCTCCGGGGTCGCCGGCGAGAGCATCCGCATCTCGTTCACTCCGGTGATCGTGCCGATGGCGCGGGGCATCCTCGCGACCTCCACCGCGCCCATCGCCGAGGGCGCCACCGACGTGCAGATCCGCGACGCATGGCAGAGCGCCTACGGCGACGAGACCTTCGTGCACCTGCTGCCCGAGGGGCACTTCCCCCGCACGGCGGACGTGCTGGGTGCGAATACCGCACTCATGGGCCTGGCGATCGACCGGGCGGCGAACCGCGTCGTCGTGGTGACCGCCGTCGACAATCTCGTCAAGGGGACCGCCGGCGCCGCCGTGCAGTCCATGAACCTCGCGCTGGGCCTCCCCGAGGACCGCGCCCTCACCGTGAACGGAGTGGCGCCGTGA
- the argJ gene encoding bifunctional glutamate N-acetyltransferase/amino-acid acetyltransferase ArgJ: MSVTAPQGFEAAGVAAGLKSTGKSDVAVVVNRGPRKVGAAVFTTNRAKANPILWSQQVIADRTVEAIVLNSGGANCFTGAFGFQTTHLTAEKTAELLGVSAGDILVCSTGLIGTGDEVFRGKVLDGVEQGIAALSIDGGTAAAEAIMTTDTVSKTAVVAQGGWTIGGMAKGAGMLAPGLATMLVVITTDADLEASEADAALRRATNVSFDRLDSDGCMSTNDQVTLLVSGASGIRPDLDDFTAALTELCRELAQKLQTDAEGASHDITIEVKNAATEEEAVEVGRSVARNNLFKAAIFGNDPNWGRVLAAIGTTSAQFDPYDVDVSMNGVRVCSAGGPDRPREDVDLTPRAMHLEIDLKAGDITATILTNDLTHDYVQENSAYAS; the protein is encoded by the coding sequence GTGAGCGTGACCGCACCCCAGGGATTCGAAGCAGCCGGCGTCGCCGCAGGGTTGAAGAGCACAGGCAAGTCCGACGTCGCCGTCGTCGTCAACCGCGGCCCCCGCAAGGTCGGCGCGGCCGTGTTCACCACCAACCGGGCCAAGGCCAACCCGATCCTGTGGTCGCAGCAGGTCATCGCCGACCGCACGGTCGAGGCGATCGTGCTGAACTCCGGCGGGGCGAACTGCTTCACCGGCGCGTTCGGCTTCCAGACCACGCACCTCACCGCGGAGAAGACCGCTGAGCTGCTCGGCGTGAGCGCAGGCGACATCCTGGTGTGCTCGACCGGTCTGATCGGCACCGGCGACGAGGTGTTCCGCGGCAAGGTGCTCGACGGCGTCGAGCAGGGCATCGCCGCGCTCAGCATCGACGGCGGGACCGCCGCCGCCGAGGCGATCATGACCACAGACACGGTCTCGAAGACCGCGGTGGTCGCGCAGGGCGGCTGGACGATCGGCGGCATGGCCAAGGGTGCGGGAATGCTCGCGCCGGGACTCGCGACCATGCTGGTCGTCATCACCACGGATGCCGACCTGGAGGCCTCCGAGGCGGATGCCGCGCTGCGCAGGGCCACCAACGTGAGCTTCGACCGCCTCGACTCCGACGGCTGCATGTCCACCAACGACCAGGTCACGCTCCTGGTGAGCGGTGCCAGCGGCATCCGCCCCGACCTCGACGACTTCACCGCCGCGCTCACCGAGCTCTGCCGTGAGCTGGCGCAGAAGCTGCAGACGGATGCCGAGGGCGCCAGCCACGACATCACGATCGAGGTCAAGAACGCCGCCACCGAGGAGGAGGCCGTCGAGGTCGGACGGTCCGTGGCACGCAACAACCTCTTCAAGGCCGCGATCTTCGGCAACGACCCGAACTGGGGCCGCGTGCTCGCCGCCATCGGCACCACGAGCGCGCAGTTCGACCCCTACGACGTGGACGTGTCGATGAACGGCGTGCGTGTCTGCTCGGCGGGCGGTCCCGACCGCCCCCGCGAGGACGTGGACCTCACCCCGCGCGCCATGCACCTCGAGATCGACCTGAAGGCCGGCGACATCACGGCCACGATCCTCACCAACGACCTGACCCACGATTACGTGCAAGAGAACAGCGCCTACGCCTCATGA
- the argH gene encoding argininosuccinate lyase — MSGAHGTNDGALWGARFAGGPSPELAELSRSTHFDWILAPYDIAGSHAHAKALEAAGYLDADEARIMHAGLDALAARIADGTLLPDPGDEDVHGALEKALIAEVGAEVGGRLRAGRSRNDQIATLVRMYLIDHAQVIARDLLRVIDALVAQAEAHPDAILPGRTHLQHAQPVLLAHHLQAHAWPLVRELERLVDWRRRAGFSPYGGGALAGSTLGLDPALVARELGLDRPAENSLDGTAARDVVAEFAFIAAMTGIDLSRLSEEIILWNTREFGFVTLDDSYSTGSSIMPQKKNPDIAELARGKSGRLIGNLTGLMATLKGLPLAYNRDLQEDKEPVFDSVQTLEVVLPAFAGMIATLRFDTDRMAELAPQGFSLATDVAEWLVKRRIPFRDAHEISGALVRTCEDRGIGLEDADDELLRSVSEHLTPDVREVLSIEGSVASRAGAGGTAPVRVAEQRAELVSRAQAAAHALGL; from the coding sequence ATGAGCGGCGCACACGGCACGAACGACGGCGCCCTCTGGGGCGCCCGCTTCGCCGGCGGCCCCTCGCCGGAGCTCGCCGAGCTGAGCCGGTCCACGCACTTCGACTGGATCCTCGCTCCCTACGACATCGCCGGCTCGCACGCGCACGCCAAGGCCCTGGAGGCAGCCGGATACCTGGATGCCGACGAGGCGCGCATCATGCACGCCGGGCTCGACGCGCTGGCCGCGAGGATCGCCGACGGCACGCTGCTGCCCGACCCGGGTGACGAGGACGTGCACGGCGCGCTGGAGAAGGCACTGATCGCCGAGGTCGGCGCCGAGGTGGGCGGCCGGCTGCGCGCCGGACGCAGCCGCAACGACCAGATCGCGACGCTGGTGCGGATGTACCTGATCGACCACGCCCAGGTCATCGCCCGCGACCTGCTGCGCGTCATCGACGCGCTGGTCGCGCAGGCCGAAGCGCACCCTGATGCCATCCTGCCCGGCCGCACGCACCTGCAGCACGCGCAGCCCGTGCTGCTGGCGCACCACCTGCAGGCGCACGCCTGGCCGCTGGTGCGCGAGCTGGAGCGCCTGGTCGACTGGCGCCGCCGCGCCGGCTTCTCACCGTACGGCGGGGGAGCGCTCGCCGGTTCCACGCTGGGGCTCGACCCCGCGCTCGTCGCACGGGAGCTGGGCCTGGACCGTCCCGCCGAGAACTCGCTGGACGGCACGGCCGCCCGCGATGTGGTGGCTGAGTTCGCGTTCATCGCCGCGATGACCGGCATCGACCTGTCGCGGCTGAGCGAGGAGATCATCCTCTGGAACACCCGCGAGTTCGGCTTCGTCACGCTCGACGACTCGTATTCGACCGGGTCGAGCATCATGCCGCAGAAGAAGAACCCCGACATCGCCGAGCTCGCGCGAGGCAAGTCCGGGCGCCTGATCGGCAACCTGACGGGTCTGATGGCGACGCTCAAGGGCCTGCCGCTCGCGTACAACCGCGATCTGCAGGAGGACAAGGAGCCCGTCTTCGACTCCGTGCAGACGCTCGAGGTCGTGCTGCCGGCGTTCGCGGGCATGATCGCCACGCTGCGCTTCGACACCGACCGGATGGCCGAGCTCGCGCCGCAGGGCTTCTCGCTGGCGACCGACGTCGCCGAGTGGCTCGTCAAGCGCCGGATCCCGTTCCGCGACGCTCACGAGATCTCGGGCGCGCTGGTGCGGACCTGCGAGGACCGCGGGATCGGGCTGGAGGATGCCGATGACGAGCTGCTGCGCTCGGTGTCGGAGCACCTGACGCCGGATGTGCGCGAGGTGCTCTCCATCGAGGGTTCGGTCGCATCGCGCGCGGGTGCCGGAGGCACCGCACCGGTGCGCGTCGCCGAGCAGCGTGCCGAGCTCGTCTCTCGCGCGCAGGCTGCGGCTCACGCACTGGGGCTCTAG